One segment of Cynocephalus volans isolate mCynVol1 chromosome 8, mCynVol1.pri, whole genome shotgun sequence DNA contains the following:
- the AUNIP gene encoding aurora kinase A- and ninein-interacting protein, translating into MRRGQDEEACGVWLDAAALKKQKVQTHLIKPGTKMLTHFPGEGKANISLTQRSTTPAGARQTSITSFFTLQPGKTNGGEQSVSSHIESKINKSKKDATQLDHLIHGLEDSCMAPPVATSTPADIQEDGLSPQSLQTSDHNKIGTPVLTVLSLLQPHTLVCAGESKASLAFSFTQNLENSCLLDQKEGERDSPRKREWLHGSKNHQGMERHIKPPGGKCRQPLKRTKLESKVSDKENRQAPVLQTYRESWSGENIESVKQSPCPFSVFSWDSEKNDKDSWSQLFTEDSQGQRVIAHNTRAPFQDVTNDWNLGLGKFPNSPQAQCQDSSIQLNLQPDLLFTQDSEGNQVIRHQF; encoded by the exons ACACATTTAATCAAACCAGGCACCAAAATGCTAACACATTTTCCTGGAGAGGGAAAGGCTAATATTTCTCTTACTCAAAGAAGTACTACACCTGCAGGTGCTCGGCAGACCAGCATTACTTCCTTCTTCACCTTGCAGCCAG GAAAGacaaatggtggtgagcagagtGTTTCATCTCATATAGAAAGCAAGATCAACAAGTCCAAGAAAGATGCAACCCAGCTAGATCATTTGATCCACGGTTTGGAGGATAGTTGCATGGCACCCCCTGTAGCCACTTCAACCCCTGCAGACATCCAGGAAGATGGACTTTCTCCTCAGTCCCTCCAGACTTCTGACCACAACAAAATTGGAACTCCAGTTTTGACTGTGTTGTCCTTACTTCAGCCTCACACCCTAGTCTGTGCTGGAGAGAGTAAAGCCTCACTGGCATTTTCATTTACTCAGAACTTGGAAAATTCTTGTTTGCTGGAccaaaaagagggagaaagggattCTCCCAGGAAAAGGGAATGGCTTCATGGATCTAAGAACCATCAGGGCATGGAGAGACACATCAAACCACCTGGGGGCAAATGCCGTCAGCCCTTAAAGAGGACTAAATTGGAAAGTAAAGTATCTGACAAAGAAAACAGGCAGGCTCCTGTCCTTCAAACTTACAGGGAATCCTGGAGTGGAGAAAACATAGAATCAGTAAAACAAAGCccttgtcctttttctgttttttcctggGACAGTGAAAAGAATGACAAGGACTCCTGGAGTCAGCTTTTCACTGAAGACTCTCAGGGCCAGCGGGTCATTGCCCACAACACTAGAGCTCCTTTCCAAGATGTAACCAATGACTGGAATCTGGGATTAGGGAAGTTTCCTAACAGCCCTCAGGCTCAGTGCCAAGACAGTTCAATTCAGTTAAATCTGCAGCCTGATTTGCTCTTTACCCAAGACTCTGAAGGTAATCAAGTTATCAGGCACCAATTCTAA